The Sylvia atricapilla isolate bSylAtr1 chromosome 3, bSylAtr1.pri, whole genome shotgun sequence genome has a window encoding:
- the LOC136359696 gene encoding activator of 90 kDa heat shock protein ATPase homolog 2-like isoform X2 → MAKWGQGDPRWIVEERADATNVNNWHWTERDATSWSKRKLKEVLEGLVVEGEAGRCEIGDLKHVEGEASCNSRKGKLIFFYEWNLRLSWKGTVKESGEKHKGSVEIPNLSEENEVDDTEINVSKKKGEGDVLKDLMRTEGTTKVREALRDYLKALKTEFTLGMILPTKAPVGQELATERKPSGSTVQDSVTPQSLDMVGVKIPTVRIHMREVFNSPADELYSIFTKKELVQKFSKCPAVIEAEKGGKLQMFEGCVSGEYTELVPGQRIVLKWRCRSWPDGPRPSRCLQYEAVYPQGQRNGASEVHIQNGVYEDNTS, encoded by the exons ATGGCCAAGTGGGGCCAGGGGGACCCGCGGTGGATCGTGGAGGAGCGAGCCGACGCCACCAACGTGAACAACTGGCACTG GACGGAGCGGGACGCCACCAGCTGGTCCAAGAGGAAGCTgaaggaggtgctggaggggCTGGTGGTGGAGGGCGAGGCCGGGCGCTGCGAGATCGGCGACCTCAAACACGTGGAGGGCGAAGCGTCCTGCAACAGCCGCAAAGGGAAACTCATCTTCTTCTACGAGTGGAACCTGCGCCTCAGCTGGAAAG GTACAGTGAAAGAGTCTGGTGAGAAACATAAGGGATCTGTTGAAATTCCTAACctgtcagaagaaaatgagGTAGATGATACAGAG atAAACGTTAGCAAGAAGAAAGGGGAAGGTGATGTTCTGAAGGACCTGATGAGAACTGAAGGAACCACCAAAGTCAGAGAGGCCCTGAGGGACTACCTAAAAGCACTTAAAACAG AGTTCACCTTGGGAATGATCCTGCCAACGAAAGCTCCTGTTGGTCAGGAGCTGGCCACGGAGCGAAAACCAAGCGGGAGCACGGTGCAG gaTTCTGTTACACCGCAGTCTCTGGATATGGTTGGAGTAAAAATTCCAACAGTGAGGATACATATGAGGGAAGTCTTCAACTCTCCAGCTGATGAGCTTTACAGCATCTTCACAAAGAAGGAA ttggtaCAGAAGTTCTCCAAGTGCCCAGCCGTGAttgaagcagagaaaggaggCAAACTTCAGATGTTTGAGGGCTGTGTCAGTGGTGAATACACAGAACTG GTGCCAGGCCAAAGAATTGTCCTGAAGTGGCGGTGTAGGAGCTGGCCTGATG GGCCCAGACCCTCACGGTGTCTGCAATATGAAGCTGTGTATCCCCAAGGGCAGAGAAATGGTGCTTCTGAAGTGCACATCCAGAATGGAGTATATGAGGACAACACATCTTGA
- the LOC136358586 gene encoding cadherin EGF LAG seven-pass G-type receptor 2-like, which yields MVNPVGTPVLTVSAADRDQGQNGLIEYYILPDLTVSPFFLIEDLSEGKIITTGNLSRSGEMHLTVMAKDKGSPPLNGTAVVTLSVFDNRPFVPRFNTSEISVSVSENTGVDYFIYDFAAVETSGKRIDYTVVSGNERGHFRLDPESGELRTAVNLDYEEVSQYVILIQANEQVSSAAEVQRSGLFAENVVMLTISVQDVNEEPVFSSNSYSARIPNSVPYKYPVITVQATDPDSGDNGLLLYSLVRGQTDEFDINEHTGQIFTVSVAGKTGTFNLEVQAADQGTRSLTARTTVSVTVDSSSSSNIVKLVLNQKINVVERNSAEVQRYF from the exons ATGGTGAATCCTGTGGGCACTCCTGTCCTCACCGTGAGCGCCGCAGACCGCGACCAG GGGCAAAATGGCCTTATTGAGTATTACATCCTCCCGGATCTCACTGTGAGCCCATTCTTCCTGATAGAGGATTTGAGTGAGGGGAAGATAATTACAACTGGAAACCTGTCTAGATCTGGAGAGATGCATTTAACAGTGATGGCAAAGGACAAAGGTTCTCCTCCTTTAAATGGCACTGCTGTGGTTACTCTGAGTGTGTTTGACAACCGTCCATTTGTTCCTCGCTTCAACACAAGTGAGATCAG TGTTTCTGTTTCGGAAAACACTGGAGTGGATTATTTCATTTATGATTTTGCTGCGGTTGAAACTTCAGGAAAACGGATTGATTACACCGTTGTATCTGGCAATGAAAGAG GTCACTTCAGACTGGATCCTGAAAGTGGTGAGCTGAGAACAGCCGTTAATTTGGATTATGAGGAAGTTTCTCAATATGTGATTTTAATTCAGGCAAACGAACAagtctcctctgctgcagaagtCCAGCGTTCAG GCCTGTTTGCTGAGAACGTGGTCATGCTGACGATCTCTGTGCAGGACGTGAACGAAGAGCCTGTGTTTTCCAGCAATTCCTACTCTGCCCGCATTCCCAACTCTGTGCCCTACAAATACCCTGTCATTACAGTCCAG GCCACAGATCCAGACTCAGGAGACAATGGACTTCTGCTGTACAGCTTAGTGAGAGGTCAAACCGACGAATTCGACATCAATGAACACACAGGGCAGATCTTTACAGTTTCTGTGGCAGGAAAGACTGGAACATTTAATCTGGAAGTCCAAGCTGCAGACCAAGGCACAAGAAGCCTCACAGCCCGGACAACAGTCAGT GTAACTGTTGATTCCAGTTCCAGTAGCAACATTGTGAAGCTGGTGCTTAATCAGAAGATCAATGTTGTGGAAAGAAACAGTGCTGAAGTGCAAAGGTATTTTTGA
- the LOC136359696 gene encoding activator of 90 kDa heat shock protein ATPase homolog 2-like isoform X1, with protein sequence MAKWGQGDPRWIVEERADATNVNNWHWTERDATSWSKRKLKEVLEGLVVEGEAGRCEIGDLKHVEGEASCNSRKGKLIFFYEWNLRLSWKGTVKESGEKHKGSVEIPNLSEENEVDDTEINVSKKKGEGDVLKDLMRTEGTTKVREALRDYLKALKTEFTLGMILPTKAPVGQELATERKPSGSTVQDSVTPQSLDMVGVKIPTVRIHMREVFNSPADELYSIFTKKELVQKFSKCPAVIEAEKGGKLQMFEGCVSGEYTELVPGQRIVLKWRCRSWPDEHYATVALNFQELAAQSELELECKGVPIAHEESTRQCWKKQYFEEIHILLQHSKDNIE encoded by the exons ATGGCCAAGTGGGGCCAGGGGGACCCGCGGTGGATCGTGGAGGAGCGAGCCGACGCCACCAACGTGAACAACTGGCACTG GACGGAGCGGGACGCCACCAGCTGGTCCAAGAGGAAGCTgaaggaggtgctggaggggCTGGTGGTGGAGGGCGAGGCCGGGCGCTGCGAGATCGGCGACCTCAAACACGTGGAGGGCGAAGCGTCCTGCAACAGCCGCAAAGGGAAACTCATCTTCTTCTACGAGTGGAACCTGCGCCTCAGCTGGAAAG GTACAGTGAAAGAGTCTGGTGAGAAACATAAGGGATCTGTTGAAATTCCTAACctgtcagaagaaaatgagGTAGATGATACAGAG atAAACGTTAGCAAGAAGAAAGGGGAAGGTGATGTTCTGAAGGACCTGATGAGAACTGAAGGAACCACCAAAGTCAGAGAGGCCCTGAGGGACTACCTAAAAGCACTTAAAACAG AGTTCACCTTGGGAATGATCCTGCCAACGAAAGCTCCTGTTGGTCAGGAGCTGGCCACGGAGCGAAAACCAAGCGGGAGCACGGTGCAG gaTTCTGTTACACCGCAGTCTCTGGATATGGTTGGAGTAAAAATTCCAACAGTGAGGATACATATGAGGGAAGTCTTCAACTCTCCAGCTGATGAGCTTTACAGCATCTTCACAAAGAAGGAA ttggtaCAGAAGTTCTCCAAGTGCCCAGCCGTGAttgaagcagagaaaggaggCAAACTTCAGATGTTTGAGGGCTGTGTCAGTGGTGAATACACAGAACTG GTGCCAGGCCAAAGAATTGTCCTGAAGTGGCGGTGTAGGAGCTGGCCTGATG aACATTATGCAACAGTGGCCTTGAACTTCCAGGAGCTGGCGGCGCAGTCGGAACTGGAGCTGGAATGTAAAGGGGTTCCCATTGCCCATGAGGAGAGTACAAGACAATGCTGGAAGAAgcaatattttgaagaaatacatattttactGCAGCACTCAAAAGACAACATAGAATGA